A single window of Desulfobacterales bacterium DNA harbors:
- a CDS encoding DNA-directed RNA polymerase subunit alpha, producing the protein MTQELQEEAPFYMNWRDLIQPERLDVDKKTHSDSYGKFVCQPLERGFAVTIGNSLRRILMSSIQGAAITSVKIEGALHEFTTITGILEDVTEIILNLKGVRLKLNGPDNRTVRIEKSGAGPVIAGDIIDDGRVEVMNPDTHICTITGKDTVFSAELEVGWGKGYSPAEMNKKEEHAIGVIPIDAIFTPIKKVQYIVTQARVGQQTDYDKLTLEIHTDGSVKPENALAYAAKILKEHMTIFINFDEDSAEPVVEKTEEDEAPPLNENLYRTVEDLELSVRSANCLKNADIHYIGQLVQRSEAEMLKTKNFGRKSLNEIKHLLAEMELGLSMKIEGWEAPTPAEDGPAEEENS; encoded by the coding sequence ATGACACAAGAACTGCAAGAAGAAGCTCCCTTTTATATGAACTGGCGCGACTTGATTCAGCCCGAGCGGTTGGATGTGGACAAGAAAACCCACAGCGACAGTTACGGCAAGTTTGTCTGCCAGCCCCTGGAGCGCGGTTTTGCCGTCACCATCGGCAACTCCCTGCGCCGGATCCTGATGTCCTCGATTCAGGGCGCCGCCATCACCTCGGTGAAGATCGAGGGAGCACTCCATGAGTTCACCACCATTACCGGGATCCTGGAGGACGTTACCGAGATCATCCTCAACCTGAAGGGCGTGCGGCTGAAGCTCAACGGCCCGGACAACCGGACGGTCCGGATCGAGAAGTCCGGGGCCGGTCCGGTGATTGCCGGTGATATCATTGACGACGGCCGGGTTGAGGTGATGAACCCGGACACGCATATCTGTACCATTACCGGCAAGGACACGGTTTTTTCGGCCGAGTTGGAGGTCGGTTGGGGCAAGGGCTATTCTCCGGCCGAGATGAACAAGAAAGAGGAGCATGCCATTGGCGTGATTCCCATTGACGCCATTTTTACCCCGATCAAGAAGGTCCAGTACATCGTTACCCAGGCCCGGGTCGGCCAGCAGACCGATTATGACAAGCTGACCCTGGAGATCCATACCGATGGCAGCGTCAAGCCCGAGAATGCGCTGGCCTATGCAGCCAAGATCTTAAAAGAGCACATGACCATCTTTATCAACTTTGATGAGGATAGCGCCGAGCCGGTGGTGGAGAAAACCGAAGAAGATGAAGCGCCGCCCCTGAATGAGAACCTGTACCGTACGGTTGAGGATCTCGAACTTTCAGTGCGGTCCGCCAACTGCCTGAAGAATGCCGATATCCACTACATCGGCCAACTGGTACAGCGGAGCGAGGCAGAGATGCTCAAGACCAAGAACTTCGGGCGTAAGTCATTGAACGAGATAAAACATCTTCTGGCTGAGATGGAACTGGGCCTGAGCATGAAGATCGAGGGCTGGGAAGCCCCGACTCCGGCCGAGGACGGCCCGGCCGAAGAGGAAAACAGCTAA
- a CDS encoding YkgJ family cysteine cluster protein: MDQTEKKFPVGMEPLGDSRFSFGCHPGVACFNACCRKLEMVLYPYDIIRLKKRLRLGSEQFLRQYTRLGRGTHPFFPAVMMRMADNPEQTCPFLGDAGCTVYEDRPTSCRTYPLERAVDRTPEQGRPREYYFIVRHPYCRGHGEKTSWTVREWLRDQHLLHHNTMNDLWAEVDTLFAANPWQGEGAHGSRQQMAFMVCYNIDGFRQVVEENNLLRRFRLDKGRRRLINSGDDEALLKFGFDWLRHVLGRMGTLQPR; encoded by the coding sequence ATGGACCAGACAGAGAAAAAATTTCCCGTTGGCATGGAGCCCCTGGGCGATTCCCGGTTTAGTTTCGGCTGCCATCCCGGGGTGGCCTGTTTTAATGCCTGTTGCCGCAAGCTGGAGATGGTTCTTTATCCCTATGACATCATCCGGCTGAAAAAACGGCTCAGGCTCGGCTCTGAGCAGTTCCTGCGGCAGTACACCCGACTGGGCCGGGGCACGCATCCCTTTTTTCCGGCAGTGATGATGCGGATGGCCGACAACCCGGAGCAGACCTGTCCCTTTCTGGGCGATGCCGGCTGTACGGTGTACGAGGATCGGCCCACATCCTGTCGGACCTATCCCCTGGAGCGGGCCGTGGACCGGACCCCGGAACAGGGGCGGCCGCGGGAGTACTACTTTATTGTCCGTCATCCCTACTGCCGCGGCCATGGGGAGAAGACCAGCTGGACGGTCCGGGAGTGGCTCCGGGACCAGCATCTGCTCCATCACAATACCATGAACGACCTGTGGGCCGAGGTCGATACCCTGTTCGCCGCCAATCCCTGGCAGGGAGAAGGGGCCCACGGCAGCAGGCAGCAGATGGCCTTCATGGTCTGTTACAATATCGACGGGTTCCGGCAGGTTGTCGAGGAGAATAACCTGCTGCGCCGGTTTCGTCTGGACAAGGGCCGCCGCCGGTTGATTAACAGCGGCGACGACGAGGCCCTGCTCAAGTTCGGATTCGACTGGCTGCGCCATGTCCTGGGCCGGATGGGGACCTTGCAGCCCAGATAG
- the tsf gene encoding translation elongation factor Ts, with product MKITSTMVKELRDKTSSGMMDCKKALTETGGDMEKAVDLLRQKGLAVARKRAGRSTSEGVIETYIHAGAKLGVMVEVGCETDFVAKTDEFRKFARDMAMHIAAANPLAISREEVPAEEAAREQEIYKQQALDSGKPENIVEKIVSGKMDRYFSEVCLLEQKFVKNPDLSVQDLLNELIAKMGENIGIKRFARFQVGA from the coding sequence GTGAAGATTACAAGTACAATGGTAAAGGAACTCCGGGACAAGACCAGTTCCGGGATGATGGACTGCAAGAAGGCGCTGACCGAAACCGGGGGCGACATGGAAAAGGCAGTGGATCTGCTCCGCCAGAAGGGACTGGCCGTGGCCCGGAAGCGGGCCGGCCGCTCAACCAGCGAGGGGGTGATCGAGACCTATATCCATGCCGGCGCCAAGCTGGGGGTAATGGTCGAGGTGGGTTGCGAGACCGATTTTGTCGCCAAGACCGATGAGTTCCGTAAATTCGCCCGTGACATGGCCATGCACATTGCTGCCGCCAATCCGCTGGCGATTAGCCGCGAAGAGGTGCCGGCCGAGGAAGCGGCCCGGGAACAGGAGATCTACAAGCAGCAGGCCCTTGATTCCGGCAAGCCGGAGAATATCGTTGAAAAGATCGTCTCCGGCAAGATGGACAGGTATTTTTCCGAGGTCTGTCTGCTGGAGCAGAAATTTGTCAAGAACCCGGACCTGTCGGTACAGGACCTGTTGAACGAGTTGATCGCCAAGATGGGTGAGAATATCGGCATCAAGCGGTTTGCCCGTTTCCAGGTCGGGGCATAG
- the rplQ gene encoding 50S ribosomal protein L17, whose translation MRHRKAGNRLGRTSSHRKAMMRNMVTSLLEHERIVTTTPKAKELRKLADRMITLAKRGDLHARRQALAVIRDKAVVAKLFDELKDEYMDRKGGYTRIIRTGTRPGDAASMAIIELVNYKEDDVEVDN comes from the coding sequence ATGAGGCACCGTAAGGCAGGAAACAGACTGGGACGCACCTCTTCCCATCGCAAGGCGATGATGAGAAATATGGTCACCTCCCTGTTGGAGCATGAGCGGATCGTGACCACCACGCCCAAGGCCAAGGAGTTGCGGAAACTGGCCGACCGGATGATCACCCTGGCCAAACGGGGCGATCTCCACGCCCGGCGGCAGGCCCTGGCGGTGATCCGCGACAAGGCGGTGGTTGCCAAGCTGTTTGACGAACTGAAGGATGAGTATATGGACCGCAAGGGCGGCTATACCCGGATCATCCGGACCGGCACCCGGCCAGGCGATGCCGCCTCCATGGCGATCATTGAACTGGTCAACTATAAAGAAGATGACGTCGAGGTAGACAACTAG
- the rpsB gene encoding 30S ribosomal protein S2, with product MAYVTMKQMLEAGLHFGHLTRRWNPKMRPYIYGPRNGIYIINLDKTMRLFNTAYEYIVSEVARGGSILFVGTKRQAQEIIKEEAERCGMYFINHRWLGGTLTNFQTIKKSIDRLKSIEAMQEDGSINRFPKKEILLMGKEQIKLNRNIGGIKLMKGLPAAVFVVDPRREQIAVNEAVKLGIPVVGLVDTNCDPDGIAYLIPGNDDAIRAIKLIVSKMADAVLAGQARVAEDGGAGSEMEAAMASQEAAEGEAAAGENGAGSDAPAAA from the coding sequence ATGGCTTATGTAACAATGAAACAGATGCTTGAGGCCGGGCTCCATTTCGGTCATCTGACCAGGAGATGGAACCCCAAGATGCGGCCCTATATCTACGGACCGCGCAATGGCATCTATATCATCAACCTTGATAAAACCATGCGGCTGTTCAACACGGCCTATGAATATATCGTGTCCGAGGTCGCCCGGGGCGGCTCCATTCTCTTTGTCGGCACCAAGCGTCAGGCCCAGGAGATTATCAAGGAGGAGGCCGAGCGTTGCGGGATGTACTTCATCAACCATCGCTGGCTGGGCGGCACCCTGACCAATTTTCAGACCATCAAGAAGAGCATTGACCGGCTGAAGAGTATCGAGGCAATGCAGGAGGACGGTTCGATCAACCGGTTTCCCAAGAAGGAGATCCTGTTGATGGGCAAGGAACAGATCAAGCTCAACCGCAACATCGGCGGGATCAAGCTGATGAAGGGCTTGCCCGCGGCGGTGTTCGTGGTCGATCCCCGCCGGGAGCAGATCGCGGTCAACGAGGCGGTCAAGCTGGGAATCCCGGTTGTCGGCCTGGTGGATACCAACTGTGACCCGGACGGCATCGCCTATTTGATTCCCGGCAATGACGACGCCATCCGGGCCATCAAGCTGATTGTTTCCAAGATGGCCGACGCGGTGCTGGCCGGCCAGGCCCGGGTTGCCGAGGACGGTGGCGCTGGTTCGGAAATGGAGGCCGCAATGGCGTCTCAGGAGGCGGCCGAGGGCGAGGCGGCGGCCGGTGAAAACGGGGCTGGCAGCGATGCGCCGGCCGCGGCCTGA